A part of Citrifermentans bremense genomic DNA contains:
- a CDS encoding ABC transporter ATP-binding protein, which yields MIELKNVSIVFGQGTVNENKALNNIDLKVKEGDFITIIGSNGAGKSTLFNTIAGTYLPSEGQIFANDKNVTRDPEYKRAKYIGRIFQNPLLGTAGNMSLEDNMAITHKKGMKWLRRSLNAKSREIFRQELVQLRMGLEHRMKENLVMFSGGQRQALTLLMMVLSKPALILLDEHTAALDPRAAEIVLELTDKFINEYNLTAMMITHNMSHAIEFGNRLLMMDGGEIIFDVEGEAKKALTVEKLIQKFHELRHKSFENDRTLLAED from the coding sequence ATGATAGAGCTCAAAAACGTTTCCATCGTCTTTGGCCAGGGGACCGTCAACGAAAACAAGGCCCTGAACAACATCGACCTCAAGGTGAAGGAAGGTGACTTCATCACCATCATCGGCTCCAACGGGGCCGGCAAATCCACCCTGTTCAACACCATCGCCGGTACCTACCTTCCTAGCGAGGGGCAGATCTTTGCCAACGACAAGAACGTGACCAGGGATCCGGAATACAAGAGGGCGAAGTACATCGGCAGGATCTTCCAGAACCCGCTGCTCGGCACCGCCGGCAACATGAGCCTGGAAGACAACATGGCTATCACCCACAAGAAGGGGATGAAGTGGCTCAGGCGCAGCCTCAACGCCAAGAGCCGCGAGATCTTCCGCCAGGAGCTGGTGCAGCTCAGGATGGGGCTCGAGCACCGGATGAAGGAGAACCTGGTGATGTTCTCAGGTGGGCAGAGACAGGCGCTCACCCTCTTGATGATGGTGCTTTCCAAGCCGGCCCTGATCCTTCTGGACGAGCACACGGCCGCGCTCGACCCGAGGGCGGCCGAGATCGTGCTGGAGCTGACCGACAAGTTCATCAACGAGTACAACCTGACCGCCATGATGATCACCCACAACATGAGCCACGCCATCGAGTTCGGCAACCGGTTGCTAATGATGGACGGCGGCGAGATCATCTTCGACGTCGAGGGGGAGGCGAAAAAGGCACTCACCGTGGAGAAGCTGATCCAGAAGTTCCACGAACTGCGTCACAAGAGCTTCGAGAACGACAGGACCCTGCTCGCGGAGGACTAG
- the hisI gene encoding phosphoribosyl-AMP cyclohydrolase has product MIKIDFEKMGGLIPAVIQDNESGEVLMVAFMDEKTLNLTLESGKTWFFSRTRNKYWMKGEESGNTQDVVEVLTDCDADTVVIKVKQNGPAACHTGNRSCFYVRYENGAWVEHSNPLFDPNAVYKK; this is encoded by the coding sequence ATGATAAAGATCGATTTCGAGAAGATGGGTGGACTGATCCCTGCCGTTATCCAGGACAACGAAAGCGGCGAAGTGTTGATGGTCGCGTTCATGGACGAGAAGACCCTGAACCTGACCCTGGAAAGCGGCAAGACCTGGTTCTTCAGCCGCACCAGGAACAAGTACTGGATGAAGGGAGAGGAGTCCGGCAACACCCAGGACGTGGTCGAGGTTTTGACCGACTGCGACGCGGACACCGTCGTGATCAAGGTGAAGCAGAACGGCCCCGCCGCCTGCCACACCGGCAACCGCAGCTGCTTCTACGTGAGATACGAAAACGGCGCCTGGGTAGAGCACTCCAACCCGCTCTTCGATCCCAACGCCGTGTACAAAAAATAG
- the hisG gene encoding ATP phosphoribosyltransferase, whose translation MEQLKLGIPKGSLESATVDLFKKAGWQISISSRSYFPTIDDEEIKCSLMRPQEMAKYVERGTIDVGIAGRDWVRENQSDVIELCEMVYSKVSRRPARWVLVVNGDSKVKGPEDLRGATVSTELVGFTKRYFAERNIPVNVEFSWGATEAKVVEGLCDAIVEVTETGSTIRANGLRIVTELMESVPVMVVNKASWEDPWKRAKIQQIATLLQSALRAEGMVGLKMNAPGTKVPAITAILPSLNNPTVSNLYNSDWVSIESIMPEQEVRRIVPELLKLGAEGIVEYSLNKII comes from the coding sequence ATGGAACAGTTGAAACTCGGCATCCCGAAGGGAAGCCTGGAAAGCGCCACTGTAGATCTCTTCAAGAAGGCCGGCTGGCAGATATCCATCTCGTCGCGCAGCTATTTCCCGACCATAGACGATGAGGAAATAAAGTGCTCCCTGATGCGTCCCCAGGAGATGGCGAAATACGTCGAGCGCGGGACCATCGACGTCGGCATCGCCGGCCGCGATTGGGTGCGGGAAAACCAGTCGGACGTCATCGAACTGTGCGAGATGGTGTACTCTAAGGTTTCCCGCCGTCCGGCGCGCTGGGTGCTGGTGGTGAACGGCGACTCGAAGGTGAAGGGACCTGAAGACCTGCGCGGCGCCACCGTCTCCACCGAGCTCGTCGGTTTCACCAAACGCTACTTCGCCGAAAGGAACATCCCGGTCAACGTCGAGTTCTCCTGGGGGGCGACCGAGGCGAAGGTGGTCGAGGGGCTTTGCGACGCGATCGTGGAGGTGACCGAGACCGGCTCAACCATCAGGGCCAACGGCCTGCGCATCGTGACCGAGCTGATGGAGTCGGTTCCGGTCATGGTGGTCAACAAGGCAAGCTGGGAAGATCCCTGGAAGCGGGCGAAGATCCAGCAGATCGCCACCCTGCTCCAGTCGGCGCTCAGGGCCGAGGGGATGGTGGGGCTCAAGATGAACGCCCCGGGCACCAAGGTGCCGGCCATTACCGCCATCCTGCCTAGCCTCAACAACCCGACCGTTTCCAACCTCTACAACTCCGACTGGGTCTCCATCGAGAGCATCATGCCCGAGCAGGAGGTGCGCCGCATCGTCCCCGAGCTCCTCAAGCTCGGCGCGGAAGGGATCGTGGAGTACTCCCTCAACAAGATCATCTGA
- a CDS encoding PAS domain S-box protein, which produces MLTDDGRLCRGRTCNTLTFLALAAAGLAGNYFKFSLFLNIDFLFGSIFALLALQLLGLRLGTAAAAVIGTYTYVLWNHPYAIIILAAEAAVVGLLMERHKCSMISADVMYWIFIGAPLVYLFYHGVMKVPLGNVHIIVSKQAVNGVANAIVARLLFTGFALRSRFAMVPFREMISSLFAFFVLAPALLLLALEVRNEFAETDHLIRAGLKQDIEREAAQLATWLTNRKTVIQSLAVLAESKTPQQVQPHLEQATRSDPNVQRTGLLNRSETVTAYYPEHDNQGGENVGQTFLDDRYIARLRKTLKPIVSEAVQAEGDGGKMLVTLLVPVVVRGEYQGCVTGVLDLTQVRDRLDRSCKLNGMLYTLLDGNGAVIMSNRPDQTPMTPFRRGKGTVKILDNGITQLVPYAPPNTPMSERWKNSLYSAESRIGEPVEWKLLMEQPVAPFQKKLYDKSTNKLIVLSLVMLMSLALASFLARRIMATIENLRQVTNDLPAKLASGGSVEWPQSGITETNDLIQNFQVMSETIEEHLTELQRLNDCLEQRVSERTQQVERLASEQRTILATMPIGACLLMDRKIRMANPAFDRITGYEPGETLGMDAALFHPDSQSYEKFWSAGSSAAAEDGIHSTDLELRRKDGSLIWCNTVGQMVNPQAPGDGFIWMVQDISERKMMESQLRASETHYRLLTEDVADVVWKLDAGYRFTYISPADERLRGYRADEVLGHTVLEQTTDEWHEVVTDKMRPAGEESETLEIQQRCKNGQLIWTEIFFTPEYDASGAITGYHGITRDITQRKQAVELEQQLLHAQKLESLGVLAGGIAHDFNNILMAIIGNADLAQIRLGAGSPASENLQRIQDAASRAADLTSQMLAYSGKGRFVVERLDLNHLLDNMLHLLEVSVSKKAALKFNLQRPLPLILADATQIRQVVMNLVINASEAIGDSSGEITIATGISPCDSTKETRQRRNMGKRPCVYLVVADTGCGMDSETVERIFDPFFTTKFTGRGLGMAAVQGIVKGHHGSIEISSEPGVGTTFTVFFPVAEEQGQVPAEPGRETGDASWQGRGTVLMVEDEETVLDIGVQMLETLGFKTLTAKDGVEAVEVYKSAPDVALVILDLTMPRMDGRQCLRELRRLDPAVKVIMSSGFNEQELARELEGAPCGFIQKPYDLAKLQEAIRKYI; this is translated from the coding sequence ATGCTGACGGACGATGGCAGGCTCTGTAGAGGTCGTACCTGCAACACCCTCACCTTTTTAGCCCTGGCAGCCGCCGGCCTGGCCGGGAATTATTTCAAGTTTTCCCTCTTCCTCAACATCGACTTCCTCTTCGGCAGCATCTTCGCGCTGCTCGCGCTGCAGCTTCTCGGTCTCCGCCTCGGGACTGCGGCCGCAGCCGTAATCGGAACCTACACCTACGTTCTCTGGAACCACCCCTACGCCATCATCATCCTCGCTGCCGAGGCCGCAGTGGTAGGCCTCCTCATGGAGCGCCACAAGTGCAGCATGATCTCGGCCGACGTCATGTACTGGATCTTCATAGGGGCACCGCTCGTCTACCTGTTCTACCACGGCGTCATGAAGGTCCCGCTCGGCAACGTCCATATCATCGTGTCGAAGCAGGCCGTGAACGGTGTCGCCAACGCCATCGTCGCCAGGCTTCTCTTCACCGGTTTCGCCCTCAGGTCGCGCTTTGCCATGGTGCCGTTCAGGGAGATGATATCAAGCCTGTTCGCGTTTTTCGTTCTGGCGCCGGCTCTTTTGCTCCTGGCACTCGAGGTGCGGAATGAATTTGCGGAGACCGACCACCTGATCCGCGCCGGACTGAAGCAGGACATCGAGCGCGAGGCGGCCCAGTTGGCAACGTGGCTGACGAACAGGAAGACGGTAATACAGAGCCTGGCGGTCCTGGCCGAGTCAAAGACCCCGCAGCAGGTGCAGCCGCACCTGGAACAGGCAACCAGGTCCGATCCCAACGTCCAGAGGACCGGCTTGCTGAACCGGAGCGAAACCGTCACTGCCTACTACCCCGAGCATGACAACCAGGGGGGGGAGAACGTAGGCCAGACCTTCTTAGACGACCGCTACATCGCGAGGCTCAGAAAGACGCTGAAGCCGATAGTCTCTGAAGCTGTCCAGGCCGAGGGAGATGGCGGCAAAATGCTGGTGACCCTGCTCGTACCGGTGGTCGTCCGGGGGGAGTACCAGGGATGCGTGACAGGAGTGCTGGACCTGACGCAGGTCAGGGACAGACTGGATAGAAGCTGCAAACTGAACGGGATGCTCTACACCCTTTTGGACGGAAATGGCGCGGTCATCATGAGCAACCGCCCTGACCAGACGCCGATGACCCCTTTCCGGCGCGGCAAGGGTACCGTAAAGATCCTCGACAACGGCATCACCCAACTGGTGCCGTACGCCCCCCCAAATACGCCCATGTCGGAGCGCTGGAAGAATTCCCTCTACAGCGCCGAGTCCCGCATCGGGGAACCGGTGGAGTGGAAACTGTTGATGGAGCAGCCAGTGGCGCCGTTCCAGAAGAAGCTTTACGACAAGTCCACCAACAAACTGATTGTGCTCTCGCTGGTCATGCTCATGTCGCTGGCGCTGGCATCGTTTTTGGCGCGCCGGATAATGGCCACCATAGAGAACCTGCGCCAGGTAACCAACGACCTTCCCGCAAAGCTCGCCTCCGGGGGATCTGTCGAGTGGCCGCAAAGCGGGATAACCGAAACCAACGACCTGATCCAGAACTTCCAGGTGATGAGTGAAACCATCGAGGAGCACCTGACCGAACTGCAGCGACTCAACGACTGCCTGGAGCAGCGAGTGTCGGAGCGGACGCAGCAGGTCGAACGGCTGGCAAGCGAACAGCGGACCATATTGGCCACGATGCCCATTGGCGCGTGCCTGCTCATGGACCGGAAGATACGCATGGCGAACCCCGCTTTCGACAGGATCACCGGGTACGAACCGGGTGAGACCCTGGGGATGGACGCGGCGCTGTTCCATCCGGACTCGCAGTCGTACGAGAAGTTCTGGAGCGCCGGAAGCAGCGCTGCCGCCGAAGATGGAATTCACAGTACGGACCTGGAGCTAAGGAGAAAGGACGGCTCCTTGATCTGGTGCAACACGGTAGGCCAGATGGTGAACCCGCAGGCGCCTGGGGACGGCTTCATCTGGATGGTTCAGGACATCTCGGAGCGGAAGATGATGGAATCCCAGCTGCGTGCAAGCGAAACCCATTACCGCCTGCTCACCGAGGATGTGGCCGATGTGGTCTGGAAGCTTGATGCCGGTTACCGCTTCACCTATATAAGCCCCGCCGACGAGCGCCTGCGGGGTTACCGCGCCGACGAGGTGTTGGGGCACACGGTCCTGGAACAGACGACAGATGAATGGCATGAGGTCGTCACGGACAAGATGCGCCCCGCAGGAGAGGAGAGTGAGACCCTCGAGATACAGCAGCGTTGCAAAAACGGACAGCTCATCTGGACCGAAATCTTCTTTACGCCGGAATACGACGCCAGCGGCGCCATCACCGGCTACCACGGCATAACCCGCGACATCACACAGAGGAAGCAGGCTGTGGAGCTGGAGCAGCAGCTCCTGCACGCCCAAAAGCTCGAGAGCCTGGGGGTTTTGGCCGGCGGGATCGCCCACGACTTCAACAACATCCTGATGGCGATCATCGGCAACGCCGACCTCGCCCAGATCCGGCTCGGCGCCGGTTCCCCGGCCAGTGAAAACCTGCAAAGGATCCAGGACGCAGCGTCGCGCGCCGCCGATCTGACCAGCCAGATGCTGGCGTATTCGGGCAAGGGGAGGTTCGTGGTGGAGCGGCTCGACCTGAACCACCTGCTGGACAACATGCTGCACCTGCTCGAGGTCTCCGTCTCCAAGAAGGCTGCGCTGAAGTTCAACCTGCAGCGTCCGCTCCCCTTGATCCTTGCAGACGCAACCCAGATACGTCAGGTCGTGATGAACCTGGTGATCAACGCCTCAGAGGCCATCGGCGACAGCAGCGGCGAGATAACCATCGCCACCGGTATTTCGCCCTGCGACTCCACGAAAGAGACCCGGCAAAGGCGCAACATGGGCAAGAGACCTTGCGTGTACCTCGTGGTCGCAGACACAGGGTGCGGCATGGACAGTGAAACGGTGGAAAGGATCTTCGATCCCTTCTTCACCACCAAGTTCACCGGCCGCGGCCTCGGAATGGCGGCAGTCCAGGGGATAGTCAAAGGGCACCACGGATCCATCGAGATATCCAGCGAGCCGGGGGTAGGGACGACCTTCACCGTGTTTTTCCCTGTCGCAGAGGAGCAGGGCCAGGTACCGGCCGAACCGGGCAGGGAGACCGGCGATGCCAGCTGGCAGGGGAGAGGGACAGTGCTTATGGTGGAGGACGAAGAAACAGTGCTGGATATAGGGGTGCAAATGCTGGAGACGCTAGGCTTCAAAACGCTGACGGCTAAAGACGGCGTAGAGGCAGTCGAGGTTTATAAAAGCGCGCCGGATGTTGCCTTGGTGATCCTCGACCTGACCATGCCGCGGATGGACGGGAGGCAGTGCTTGCGGGAGCTGCGCCGACTGGATCCGGCGGTCAAGGTGATCATGTCCAGCGGCTTCAACGAGCAGGAATTGGCCCGGGAACTCGAGGGAGCCCCCTGCGGCTTCATTCAGAAGCCATACGACCTGGCCAAACTGCAAGAGGCGATCAGGAAATATATCTAG
- a CDS encoding methyl-accepting chemotaxis protein — protein MSIARKVMIALCMTSAIVLICIMVPMLTSKELKVLRSQFSSYEKLQGDVVLAQELQLQVANVWQFFTDASLTRDRGVIEKEAKPAYDRSLQILSELKALKKSDAVHTANLAKMEQAVSGMWQVGIRMFDAYGKSREEGNAVMQEYDKACDVAIRDASALSVKARGDGALQMKEMDAHLDALTGRLFGTGGFAATIGIFAVVMMFLMRRSIVRSLAVMIDEIECLTHGDLSREFDARGSDELAQVSAMLNQFIKKMHLAVSNISSTSSQLSSAAIGFHATSDRIATGAEEVAMQAGTVATASEEMSATSSVIAQNCLMAAEGAQRASQAASDGAGVVEKTVAVMGQIADKVQESARTVEGLGARSDQIGDIISTIEDIADQTNLLALNAAIEAARAGEQGRGFAVVADEVRALAERTTGATKEIGAMIKAIQEETRSAVVAMEMGVEQVENGKQEAARSGEAIRDILDYINAASTQVNTIAVAAKEQTATTSEISDNIHMITTLVQQTSQDAQESAAATGELNRSSKELEGLVQQFML, from the coding sequence ATGAGTATTGCAAGAAAAGTGATGATTGCGTTGTGCATGACGAGCGCGATAGTGCTTATCTGCATCATGGTCCCAATGCTCACTTCGAAAGAGCTTAAAGTTCTCAGAAGCCAGTTTTCGAGCTACGAAAAGCTTCAGGGTGACGTCGTTCTCGCCCAGGAGCTTCAGTTGCAGGTGGCGAATGTATGGCAGTTCTTCACCGATGCAAGTTTGACCCGGGACCGGGGAGTAATCGAAAAGGAAGCGAAGCCTGCCTATGACAGGTCGCTGCAGATACTGTCAGAGCTGAAGGCACTTAAAAAGTCTGATGCTGTTCACACAGCAAACCTGGCGAAGATGGAGCAGGCGGTTTCCGGCATGTGGCAGGTTGGCATAAGGATGTTTGATGCCTACGGCAAGAGCCGTGAAGAGGGCAATGCCGTGATGCAGGAATATGACAAAGCCTGCGACGTCGCCATCCGGGATGCCAGCGCCCTGTCGGTGAAGGCCCGGGGGGACGGGGCGTTGCAGATGAAGGAGATGGACGCCCACCTGGATGCGCTGACGGGGCGCCTGTTTGGCACCGGCGGGTTCGCGGCGACGATAGGGATCTTCGCAGTGGTGATGATGTTTTTGATGCGCCGCTCCATCGTCCGCTCGCTCGCCGTGATGATCGATGAAATTGAGTGCCTCACCCACGGCGATCTCAGCAGGGAGTTCGATGCGAGGGGGAGCGACGAACTGGCGCAGGTCAGCGCGATGCTGAACCAGTTCATAAAAAAAATGCACCTCGCGGTCTCCAACATTTCCAGCACCTCGAGCCAGCTGTCGTCCGCTGCCATCGGTTTCCATGCCACCTCGGACCGCATCGCAACGGGGGCCGAAGAGGTCGCCATGCAGGCAGGAACCGTGGCCACCGCCAGCGAGGAGATGTCCGCGACTTCGAGCGTTATAGCCCAGAACTGCCTCATGGCCGCGGAAGGGGCCCAACGCGCCTCGCAGGCTGCAAGCGACGGGGCCGGGGTCGTGGAAAAAACCGTGGCGGTGATGGGGCAGATAGCCGACAAGGTGCAGGAGTCGGCGCGCACGGTCGAGGGGCTCGGCGCGCGCAGCGACCAGATTGGCGACATCATCAGCACCATCGAGGACATCGCCGACCAGACGAACCTGCTGGCGCTCAACGCAGCCATCGAGGCGGCCCGCGCCGGCGAGCAGGGGCGCGGGTTCGCCGTAGTCGCCGACGAGGTGAGGGCGCTAGCGGAGCGCACCACCGGCGCCACGAAGGAAATCGGCGCGATGATCAAGGCGATCCAGGAAGAGACCAGGAGCGCGGTTGTGGCCATGGAGATGGGAGTAGAGCAGGTTGAAAACGGAAAGCAGGAGGCCGCGCGCTCCGGCGAGGCGATCCGCGACATACTGGACTACATCAACGCCGCGAGCACCCAGGTCAACACCATCGCCGTTGCCGCGAAGGAGCAGACCGCCACCACCAGCGAGATTTCCGACAACATACACATGATCACCACGCTGGTGCAGCAGACCTCACAGGATGCCCAAGAATCTGCCGCCGCCACAGGCGAGTTGAACCGAAGCTCGAAGGAATTGGAAGGGCTGGTGCAACAGTTCATGCTGTAG